The DNA segment tacacctaTCCATTCAATTTAGAAAGGAGATGAGCAGTACCAAATTACCGTTCCTagatataatgataattaaaaagaacaccatcattaccacagatatatattagaaacacacaaatacacatcaatACCTGAATTTTAAATCGTGCAATCCACCGCATTCATACCGTAACATCCCATTATTGCTTAGTCAGAAGAATCTGTATCATTGTAGAAGATTTGAAGATGAGGAATCAGCACTTGATGGAACTGAAAGAATTTCTGCTCAAACAAAATACCTGTtactacttatagaaaatggtatTCAGCGGGCTATGAAAATACCTACGCAACAACTGAGAACAACACACAGAAGCGAAAAACAAGAGCAAATCATACCATTTATAGTGACGCACAATCCATACCACCAGAACAGCTTCAATATCCCTAAAGCAAACCTACAAATCATTGTTCAAAGTAAGGAATTAAGAGATATTATTAGACCAAACTATAACTCtcagtaaaagacagcctaaaagtTTGAAAAAGTTAACAAAGGCAAggtttgaccttagcaacaaagaccaaccATTCATTGTGACAAAATGCAATGGTAGCCGATGCGGTAGTACATGCCAATTAATTCATACCGGCCCATATGTGATCACGAATGGGGAAAATATTCACAGgcgcagatatgaactgcaaaagcagaaatttaatctaCTGCATCAAATGTCCGAACTGTGAAGAACTGTATGTTGGCCAGACTGGCAATGtactatcagaacgctcacgtgtgCACTGACAACAAATTAAAAATCCAGATGCCTCCCAAATACCGCTGAGTATCTACCTAGCAACATGTGACCGgaacatatttatatttccatttcataAACTATACAATCCGAATGAAATCgagagaaaactgaaagaaaaggactttattaatatattcaaacCCAAGCTTGATAAACTATGATgaaaaataatctttatttaattttaaaaattctcatccccatatctaaaaaataatatttaaaatctacTGCAGtcatcatttctaaaaataaacactgaaaaatggtatggcatcatttctaaaaatagccaagCAACTACTACTTCTATCCACAGAAATGTATATAAAGGACAAGATTTAACCAGTCAACTACAGTTGAAACCAATGAACACAACTGTCACCGCCACCATATGAACCTGAACGTTGCATAAATGCAAGAAGTATACTAGTTCAATAAGATTggacatttaatatttcatttgttcaataagaataaacaattaacacttcatttcatttcgttttactatattattttatatcttattttaatattataagattataaataaaacgtgaaaaacagtgttggaattcctttgagtaatatattattctatacacaatcatacaaacctctttgtttatatatatatatatatatatatataacgggaagctttatgaaaataaacaaaagacgaaggcaggtggaaaacaaatatatatatataatgtttgtatctaCATCaaagtctgtgtatgtatttttatagacattcatatacataaacacaaacttgCATGTTTGTACCGGTAGCAATATAATAATTTTCTACATTATAACTTACAGCCTCTGGAGCAGTGGCGATGAGAGCAGGAACTgcgatattatattttttctttatcaccGTCGTTATCTAATCTCTCGTCATATCTACTTCatcttggaatttttttttttgtttattcttccaTCTTTTATTCACTCAAAGAATACCGAAACCTTAAAACGGCTTTCTatttggggttgatagaatacggattctgaaaataatgatgatatgccATTCGTGAGTTGGGAAATATGTTCAATTAGTGTACCTTGCTTAAGGCTTCCTCTATCTCACCCATTCTCTCCATGTTTGCGAGCTGCCTCCTCTTCCTTTCGCCTCATGCGTTCTTTGACTATCTCCGCCTCCCTTGTCTTTTCATCCCACTCTATAATTTGCTTTCTTCCATATCAAATATTTACTTTGAATATATTTCTCAGTTCATCATGACTATCCAGCAAGCGACTCTAACTCTGATCATGTGTTGCAACTGAAGCGTTTACATCAGGGAAGACCTATAGTGGTTTCAAAATTTCGCACAAGGACAGAAAACTTGGGCAAAGGGGAAAGTCCATTACATCAACACCAGGGTTCAactagtacttcttttatcgactccgaaaggatgaaaggcaaagtcacttcggcggaatttgaactcagaacgtatagatggacgaaatgctgctaagcatatttCTCTGCTTTCAAACGATCCTCCCAACTCACTGCTTTTATAGACGAACAGTATGAGCAATTTAAAGGCATAGACAAAAACCGCCTGCTACATACACTTTCCATTTTCTGTCTATTCCATAGGGGAGTATAAGaaattttaagtaatttaaaTGGTTCAATTGTTTCTTTGCTGATTCATTCCTTTTCTAAATAGTCTACATACTAAGTAAAAACAACGATAAATTCTGACTTTTCATCCCtttagaatgttattttcttcattgaccccgaaaacaAGAGAAAAGGCAAAATCTGAGCACTGtaacatttgaactcagggtgCAAATAACTAGAACGAACACCGCAGCTATTCTCTTcaactctaacgattctgccaatttgccgcCTTAATCATAAAGCAATTTTAAGCATTCCACCATTATATTTAACATCGGACCAATAAACTTTCCGCAATGAATAATGTAGTTATTCAGCCATAGCAACCAGGAACTGACCTCCTCTAGCACACATTCTTGCAACCATTATTGTACCATTACAGAAATCTGGTTATTAATATCTTTCATTACTGCTACGTAAGTGGCGAATAGAGATTCACAGTTTGCTACCTAGTTCAATTACAGAAACAGAAATGTGATTAATAAGTATATTAtgtttgttataaaaaaaaatatatcgagTATCACTTTTAGTGTGAAATGCTACAACTGTTAGCTGCATTCATTCTTAGTAGACAGATATAATTACTTCCGTAGCAAGACGCCCTCTCGATTTTCAACCGGAAGCATTTCTCTTACATCATAACTACTTGCTAATATCCACTTACAAACGGgggaatttatataaataattcatatGTAATTTCTTGCATTAGGACTGATTGTACATTACAGCATCGTATTCAATGTTGCCGCTGATTAAATAAGCGATATATATCACTGATTCTTACCTATTTGCAGAGAGCTGTACTAAGCTGGAGACAGTTGTGTGTCTTCTCAATTCATATTACACATCACTGATTACGTCAGCTGGTTATCAGGTATCCTATCGATAAAAAAGCTTAACACCGCTCATCGCCATGGAAAGGAGTTGTGCAAAAAAGAAGCCAATCAAGTGTTAGTAAAGCGGAGTTCGCCGAATGGTTTCGATCGCAGTTACGATATGCTCAACTCTTTTAGATCGCTGTTGTCGTAGATGCGATGAATGATGTTAGGCATGTCTGTTCCCTTAAAGTATGTTAACCTGTATCCCCTTGAAGTAATCAATATAATTTGTTCattaaacaatacctatttctttactacccacaaggggctaaacacagaggggacaaacaaggacagacaaacggattaagtcgattacatcgaccccagtgtgtaactggtacttaatttatcgtccccgaaaggatgaaaggcaaagtcgacctcggcggaatttgaactcagaacgtaacggcagaggaaatactgctaagcatttcgcccggcgtgctaacgtttctgccagctcgccgcctagtggTATTCTCTCAGTTTGCCCCGATTTTCCGTATCATTTGAAATGGACAAAGTTCCTGTTAATCGACTTTATTTAAAGCCATGGAAATTTTTTCCATGTCAGGGAGACAATCCGGTAGTCTAATAGCTGCGTGGGTGGGTGGTTAAGAGGCACACTTTGCAACTACATTGTTTCCGGATCAATTTCGTGGAAGAACTCCATGCACAtgttgtttcttatttatttttaaagtgatgGCTGGAACAAAGTCTTGAGGAAGATTAAATGAtagacggaaattgtgtggaagttcCATTTGAGGGATATTACTTGGTTTTGCTTAGTAGACTTAATTGTTCGTTCGGTTTAATAGTGCCATCTGATCTTTTGGTGTTTAGCGGTGAACTTTCTGCTGCAAACATTTGCACAAGTCTCCGGCCTGACAATTATATTCTCTCATTCATCAGTCTGAGAGACCTTGAGAATGACCGTGGGCGCTGATCCTTTCCCCACCAGCACTGACCTAGCAATTTAAAAAAGAACGGTTATCTTCATATATGTTGTGACAGCCACTATGTTAATGATGCTGTTAAGAGAAACGAAATGCTATTAACGTTCCTGTTATGAAACTAGAAATGACAGGCTACTAATTCTTGTTGATAAGTGATCTCACAGGATATTTCGAAGACTTGAAATATACTTAGTGATCTCATATGAACGGACACAAATCAAACTGGCAATACCGCAATTTCCGATCTGTCCCAACATCATCTCAACGTTCCTATAAATTAACCAGTATATTCTAAATCTATGCTATTCCTATATTCCTCCATTCCATCCATTAACCTATTCggtcatacattcattcatttaaattttttaacatttactATTGACAACATACAGGTTATCTCTACGTAATGTTAGAGAATTCAATCTCAACGGTATGCAATACAAAATAGCATCTTAGGAAATGAGATTTTGTAACGTTAATGCATTCATAGAGAACATTAGAACTAAAGCATAGAAACATGTTTTCGAGTGGATATTGAAATTCTATCGCCATCTCGGTTTATTATAGACACATAGCATGCTTCACGGTGCATGCCCTTTCCGCATCCTCCATATCTATGTTTTGCGtaaatcacttatatatatattgcatatagcgTTATACAactactagcttaaaagccgcacaCCATGCGGACTTTTAAGTTAGTTCCTGCGGAGGGCTAATTGGGTCTGCGGCCTAAAACCAAAGTGGGCAATAATgataaagcatttattggtactCTATCATCTCAGATTTATATCACAGAGCattaaatttgaataatattttatcacTGTGACATTTGGAGAATTGTTTTATCACTTGACATTTGGAGATCAGTTTAAACCAGCAGGATAAACAACATTCTTGCTGCTACCCTTTGGTGTCAGTATGAAGAGATTGTTGCCATTTCCAACTCTGGAACAACCAATATAGAGCTGATCGTGAGAAAAGCACCGTTGCATGAGGTGAAGTCCAACAATCTTCAGTGATTGTCCTTGACTCTTATTAATTGACATTGCAAAACTAACTTTTACTGGAAATTGAAGTCTCTTGAATGTATGGAGCATGTCTAGAATCAGTGGAATTCTTGGATTAAACACAGTTTCTACTTTTCCTTGTTCAGTGAGGACTGTTGTTTCCAAAAGGTTTGGATGCATTTGTCTGACAATCATTCTTGTTCCATTGCACAGCTTTGGAGGATCCAGATTTCTCAAATGCATAATTGGTCTTCAATATCAGTttgataaaaaacatttcaggagGATCAAGAGAGTTAAAAAAATCAGTAGTATAATTCACAGCTTCATTGGGGTCCACAACAATATCAATTGAGAAATAATTTTTGTCCTCCGTATTGATTGATTGCATAAGTTTCTAATTAACAAGTATGGCTCTTTCACAAAACGAATCATGATCTTCAAAATTATGTGCAATGTTTGGGTAAACCTTCTTAAATAACTCTTCTACAGTTTTGGCCAAAACGCCAGATAAATTTGGAGAAGTGATATCTCCATTACACTCTTGCTGAATGTTTCCATTTCCCAGATCCATTAGCTGAACTGCAAATCTTCCAGCATACAAATCTCTAAATAAATTGACTTCGCGGAAAAGTTCGATCCAGCCGGAAGTCCGATCAGGCCGAAAGTCCAATCTGACCGAAAGCCCAATTTGCACGGAAGTCCGATTTGGGCCGAAAGTTCGAGTTCTTCAAAATTTCCTTCCGAGCATTTTAGTTCACATACACCGTGGAACTTCGAAATCTCACGGATACAAATCCTCTCGCTCTAAATTTTAGTTAGATCGAGATTTAAATTAAcagaattgaaaatataaaaaaaattactacttTAAATACTACTTTAAATTCCCTTTAAATGACAAAAATTGTAAATGTTTTGAGTTCCACAGTTAGCATGTAACAAATTCTCACCCAGGCCTGATCCCCGTGCTGAatattcaagaaccaaatgaagggaaaatcccgtgatcatcatcattccaaAAAAGTATATGTCTATGTGGAGCAAATGTAGACTGCGATACAGTGGTCCcggacaaacggacagacagaatttcgcgtTCATTATAATTCATGTAAAAGTTTAACAATTGCTCATGTTAAATCCCAGCGATAAATAAAACTTGAAAGGCCAGTACAAAATGATACGAAAGACTTCCAAGTAATGCAATAAAGACATCCTCACCAAGCCACCTGTTTATATAAAAGTGCTGGGCTGATATATTTTCCATCTCTGACGTCACAAAAGTTAGCAAAGATAAAATGCTAACATATGACCGTTGCCTTTGTACAGTGGACCTAGGATAGTTCTGATcaagaaaactaataataaaagtGTACTATCCATGTCCCTCTCATTTTATTCCCGAGAATTCATTCAGGACTAAATTATCAACTTCTATCTGCACTTTTTATAAAGTCGCAGATACGCTTTTCCTGACGGAAGATGTTCATATGATATCATAGGCTGGCAAAGCACCTTGGAATTCTTCAGTTATACTGCTGATTGTTGTGTAGGATTACAATGTCCGCAGTGCTCATGTATAAAAATACGTGGCCTAGACTTCAAAAGCGTTACATTTTCCGCTAGAAATAAAACCATATTTCTGTCAAATCTCATTCTACCGTCTTACAAAAGACATGGTCGTCATGCAGGGGCGTTTGATCAGCGATCTCCCCTACAAGGGGATAAAGAACATCCTCCTCTATCtcttatcattaccatcatcgtcatcatcagtatcagcaacaacaacaacagcagcagcagcagcagcagcagcagcaacaacaacaacaacaacaacaacaactacaagagaGTGATGGCGTATTCATCACAAAGTAAATGTATGGCTGGCAATATTGAAACTATTGTGAATAACAATTCTCTTCCTTTCGTCAGCATGTGAGACACTTTAGGTTTTAAATATGTTTGTCTCAATATGATTTTAAAGTCAAAATatgcaacagttttttttttgtccgtcCGGGTGGCAGTTATTTTTGGaatgaataaaaagataaattcgCAACAACATGGACACAGGTTCAATACCACAGCACGACACTCGGAGCCAGTATCTACTATCAAAGGGTTGACTCGACCACAGCCAAATGAAGGAAATTAATTAGACAGAAGCCTTTGTGTGTGGAATCTTACTAATAATGAGGTGGCAGATTTATTTGGTCATGTGACTGTAAGGTGCTTGTTTTTGTGTCAATCATTGTGTACGTATAAGAATTAAAAATCTagtctgaaaacaaaacaaaacaagaaaacaagataaaccaaaaaacaaaaacaatataacacTGCTTCTCTTGTtcttatagtatatatactaaATTCGTCGCTCAGACTAAACCACTATGTAACAGAAACAATACTCTGTAAAGAATTAAcacaaatgattaattaattttgataCGAGTTTATCTACTTTATTATTCcggtaaatttataaatataaattcataattagaAAATCCAAAGTTTTACAGTGTTTATTTAATATTGTAAAGCAAACTAACACTTAATTAAtggtaaattttgaaaatttagccTGATCAAATACTTTTCGAAATTGGTTATGGGTTCAAAACTAGGAAAATgtcttaatatttatatttaatgatgAATCTTGCTCGGAGAACTTGTTGCGTTATATACACTAACGATGCAAATATagtgattttatgtatgtatgtatgtatgtatgtatgtgtgtatgcgtatgtgtgtatgtttgtatgtatacatacacatatacatatactgtataaaTGTGCacatgtaaatctatctatctgtatgtcggtttgtctgtctgtgtgtatatatactgaatccagtgtagaacttttccacggattccaacatttgccaattttgagagtaggatgttatggtctaccctgtcgaacgctttactgaagtcaaggtatatgacgtcagagttcgaacctgttcccaaggctttgagtacatcttcaatgtggtgtaagagctgtgttagacagtccctgccacagcgaaagccatgttgatttgaatttaggagtttgtgggtctccaggaagtcagctatccttgatcttaacactctttcaaacactttaatgatgtgggaggtgagtgagattgggcgatagttgactgcgagggatctgtttccctgtttgaaaaccgggatgaccgactgggatagaaactttttcggtatataacctgcgtctaacgagtttctccagaggttgatcagagggactgcaagttgatatctacattccttcaggagactggcgggaaatctatcagggcctacagcggagtaatgtttgacctcatttattgctgctacgatgtcggtggcagtgaaggttatgtctgcgattttgtgttgggagtcagcttcgttcgtttccctcacaacaatatcagtgggaacactgaagacagagcaatattgtttctgcagtatttctgccatttctttagcatcgtgttggggaatgccgttttcatcaatcaatggcccaataggtgagacagtggttctatgcttatttgcataagaatagaacacttttgggttctgtttgatgtttttgattacccattgttcctccacagctctttgattttcaatggaggttttcatgttagtctgcagatgaagtttttccagctctagtcttttcattattgttgaatgtggatgttgcgtgtgggaatattttaattggttgatttttttgttgagtcttttgatgcgcctgatgagtgtttttttctttttagggagccggtttctgtttgtgttagtagattcttgggagcgtgtttagagcatgtgtcggtgacaatggtttcaaagtgctgccacgcggtctcaatatgaggggaattgagagtaaaagaccatcagatagggcagcagcagaactgctctttaatctgatggatgagtatttcctgactcagctagtgcttgaaccaacgagacagaataaaacgatcttggatctggtactgaccaatcactctagctacgttcacagcatttcagtcgaaaaaactctcctctcagaccacgacatggtactctgcaatcttaattcccgacgtataaaaaccaaaccagccaatcccactccatggcacccatttgacaacataaatttccacaaagcggactggggaacaatcagaaaggatctgtcttccatcgactggtcttttactctcaattcccctcatattgagaccgcgtggcagcactttgaaaccattgtcaccgacacatgctctaaacacgctcccaagaaatctactaacacaaacagaaaccggctccctaaaaagaaaaaaacactcatcaggcgcatcaaaagactcaacaaaaacatcaaccaattaaaatattcccacacgcaacatccacattcaacaataatgaaaagactagagctggaaaaacttcatctgcagactaacatgaaaacctccattgaaaatcaaagagctgtggaggaacaatgggtaatcaaaaacatcaaacagaacccaaaagtgttctattcttatgcaaataagcatagaaccactgtctcacctattgggccattgattgatgaaaacggcattccccaacacgatgctaaagaaatggcagaaatactgcagaaacaatattgctctgtcttcagtgttcccactgatattgttgtgagggaaacgaacgaagctgactcccaacacaaaatcgcagacataaccttcactgccaccgacatcgtagcagcaataaatgaggtcaaacattactccgctgtaggccctgatagatttcccgccagtctcctgaaggaatgtagatatcaacttgcagtccctctgatcaacctctggagaaactcgttagacgcaggttatataccgaaaaagtttctatcccagtcggtcatcccggttttcaaacagggaaacagatccctcgcagtcaactatcgcccaatctcactcacctcccacatcattaaagtgtttgaaagagtgttaagatcaaggatagctgacttcctggagacccacaaactcctaaattcaaatcaacatggctttcgctgtggcagggactgtctaacacagctcttacaccacattgaagatgtactcaaagccttgggaacaggttcgaactctgacgtcatataccttgacttcagtaaagcgttcgacagggtagaccataacatcctactctcaaaattggcaaatgttggaatccgtggaaaagttctacactggattcagtatttcctagcgaatagaacacaacatgttgtagttgatggagtccactcaaacccagcaaaagtcaccagcggtgttccccagggaactgttttgggtccgctactcttcataatttatgtaaacgacctttccagtgtcgtacatcactgcaaagtgaaaatattcgctgatgacactaagctccagcaaatcgtcaatgaagaagcagaccgaactcaactccagtctgacctatatgctgtgagtcaatgggcagacagaaacaaaatgcaactgaatgagggaaaatttgagctgatgcattttggaagaaattcctcactaaagcaaccatactctcttccttcaggggaaccgctcacagcctctaacaatatcagagacctgggtgtaattgttgatgacgatctcagttggagcgcacacatcaacaagaaggtcgatacagctcgtaggatgagttcctggatcttaagaactttccggtccagagaacaaggtgtcatcataccacttttttcatcctttgtacggccacaccttgaatactgctgcccactgtggtctcctcacacaagacaaaacatctccagaattgagtcaccccagagggctctcactaaacaaattgaaggcatggctgctctcgactattgggatcgccttaaagccttgaaactttactccctccagcgtcgccgtgagcggtacatcatttgtacgatgtggaaaatataccgccaactttgcccaaacgacctaaacattagcttcaa comes from the Octopus sinensis linkage group LG11, ASM634580v1, whole genome shotgun sequence genome and includes:
- the LOC115217612 gene encoding uncharacterized protein LOC115217612, which translates into the protein MHLRNLDPPKLCNGTRMIVRQMHPNLLETTVLTEQGKVETVFNPRIPLILDMLHTFKRLQFPVKVSFAMSINKSQGQSLKIVGLHLMQRCFSHDQLYIGCSRVGNGNNLFILTPKGSSKNVVYPAGLN